Proteins encoded together in one Penicillium digitatum chromosome 1, complete sequence window:
- a CDS encoding transcription factor jumonji jmjC domain-containing protein, giving the protein MKNFDMQLLALRTWTKENPIPTPLEAEANSILLQMEEKQTAIFQKSRERRKTKINHQDTLGPGLPFQLELNSNAVPQEKLQFLDTIDRMCKRDQTGIVRVTRIDELHDHLQRPFGKPILWRGYAKEPRLHGLPLSIPELLQKLRLLGIDSLEVYNYARTDSNYTETLDNILDHFQAPPGTRDPLNFLDIRNFFASRVPVEINEVDLLRLARRRHGTMPAPEFKKSRLHVAPADNSASELKRSASKSQKLHTLMDAADHEFLLLSSQGSISTLHGDTAGGATFITVISGRKPWYLPRNMDREASEILATFGSSTPETYNGFIKIELLPGDLLIMPPGCPHAVATPEHTLAFGGSFYTLPHLGSSLRVLAIQDRAGTIFSNEDIKEQDLINFIEMLVTCKDLLQENIISPELLASVVSSSMCWGAVKNKQQRRIQELIQEIQGEIEKRFD; this is encoded by the exons ATGAAGAACTTCGATATGCAGTTATTAGCACTCAGAACGTGGACAAAGGAGAATCCTATCCCTACTCCTCtagaagcagaagcaaattCAATTCTGCTCCAAATGGAAGAGAAACAAACGGCTATCTTTCAGA AGTCtagagagagaaggaagacGAAAATCAACCACCAAGATACACTGGGCCCTGGACTACCATTTCAGCTTGAGCTCAACTCCAATGCGGTGCCCCAAGAAAAGCTGCAGTTTCTCGATACAATCGACCGAATGTGTAAAAGAGATCAAACTGGGATTGTAAGAGTCACCCGTATTGATGAGCTCCATGATCATCTACAACGCCCATTTGGAAAACCAATACTCTGGCGAGGATATGCTAAGGAACCCCGTCTTCATGGTCTCCCATTATCTATACCGGAACTTCTTCAGAAGTTACGTCTCCTGGGTATAGATTCGTTGGAGGTCTACAATTATGCGAGAACCGACTCTAATTACACCGAAACACTGGATAACATTCTTGACCATTTTCAAGCGCCTCCTGGTACTCGCGACCCGCTGAACTTTCTGGATATCCGCAACTTCTTCGCATCTCGAGTCCCAGTCGAGATTAATGAAGTTGACCTACTTCGCTTGGCTCGCCGACGACATGGAACAATGCCAGCCCCAGAATTCAAGAAGTCGCGTCTCCATGTGGCCCCGGCGGATAATTCCGCTTCGGAACTCAAACGATCAGCATCCAAGTCCCAGAAGTTACATACCTTAATGGATGCTGCGGACCATGAGTTTCTCCTACTCTCTAGTCAAGGTTCTATCTCTACGCTGCATGGTGATACAGCAGGAGGAGCGACATTTATCACGGTCATTTCTGGAAGAAAGCCCTGGTATCTGCCGCGAAATATGGACCGGGAGGCTTCTGAGATTCTCGCTACGTTTGGAAGTTCTACTCCTGAGACGTACAATGGCTTCATCAAGATTGAGTTACTGCCTGGAGATCTTCT TATAATGCCCCCTGGTTGTCCACACGCTGTTGCCACGCCAGAGCACACACTAGCATTTGGAGGTTCATTCTACACACTACCACATCTTGGTTCTAGCCTCCGGGTGTTAGCAATCCAAGACAGGGCGGGAACTATCTTCAGCAATGAGGACATCAAGGAGCAAGACTTGATAAATTTCATTGAAATGTTGGTGACATGCAAGGACTTGCTGCAGGAGAATATCATCTCGCCGGAGCTATTAGCAAGTGTTGTGTCTAGTAGTATGTGCTGGGGTGCTGTGAAAAATAAGCAGCAGCGCAGGATACAGGAACTTATCCAGGAGATCCAAGGAGAGATAGAGAAGAGGTTTGACTAG